Proteins from a single region of Bombus vancouverensis nearcticus chromosome 5, iyBomVanc1_principal, whole genome shotgun sequence:
- the Nhe3 gene encoding na[+]/H[+] hydrogen exchanger 3 isoform X2 — translation MAVRGDARILLLGILCIFLLKSCNGAATDIELDAKAQLLHRLDSLNLLLYTFLLILTVLTIWTFKHRRLRFLHETGLAVIYGLIIGAIIRYGFTTSSTILHMPVVPDNSSKYNQSVPPDTLWLRFPEDKGGGVIKNKTFAYSFRGEIYKQDNEIDLKATFDPEIFFNIILPPIIFHAGYSLKRKYFFRNLGAILMYALIGTSISAFVIGALMYAFVQLIPHLSASFTFLDTLYFGALISPTDPLTIISIFNDLHVDVNLYALVFGESVLNDAVAIVLSGAIQNYGERYQSGSGGFETVAFFQAFGDFVGIFSLSLFIGATMGCITALLTKFTRVRDFPLLESALFVLMSYSTFLIAEASDLTGVVAVLFCGICQAHYTYNNLSPDSRQRTKQLFELLNFLAENFIFSYIGVTMFTFPKHHFDPGFIFAGFLCALLGRAANVYPLSFILNLARKPKISLNYQHMLFFAGLRGAMSFALAIRNTVSDARQAMLTTTSLIVILTVIFQGGATTQFLSWFNIPVGVDEEIEGLSHNGMRSSGGEGGFGDLDIHRERSPPYNSMQDGSLPGSGIKPNEKALLARIWGDFDTRYMKPLLTHSRPTLLETLPVCCTPLARILTTTQQMTQDEAVRKADSDSDFCLEDRELERRRSSIQPLGTVMGEVSPGPLPLHTRVALPGLVGKHL, via the exons ATGGCAGTGAGAGGTGATGCACGAATTCTCCTCCTCggaattttatgtattttcttgTTAAAATCATGTAATGGAGCCGCGACAGATATTGAATTAGACGCAAAAGCACAGTTGTTACATAGACTTGATAGTTTAAAtcttttattatatacatttttattgatATTAACTGTTTTAACAATATGGACATTTAAGCATCGTCGTCTTAGGTTCCTCCATGAAACTGGTCTAGCTGTCATTTACG GATTAATTATAGGGGCAATAATTCGTTATGGTTTTACAACAAGTAGTACCATTCTTCATATGCCTGTTGTGCCAGACAACAGTAGTAAATATAATCAATCAGTTCCTCCAGATACCTTATGGTTACGTTTTCCAGAAGATAAAGGAGGTGGTGTTATTAAAAATAAGACATTTGCCTATTCATTTAGGGGAGAGATTTATAAGCAAGATAATGAGATAGATTTGAAG GCCACCTTTGAtcctgaaatattttttaacattattttaccACCAATCATTTTCCATGCTGGGTATAGTTTAAAACGT aAATACTTCTTTAGAAACTTAGGAGCAATTCTTATGTATGCTTTAATTGGAACATCTATATCAGCTTTTGTTATTGG AGCTTTGATGTATGCCtttgtgcaattaataccacaTCTTTCTGCTTCATTTACATTTTTGGATACCTTATATTTTGGTGCATTAATATCTCCTACGGATCCACTGacaataatttctatttttaatgaTTTACATGTAGATGTAAATTTATATGCTTTAGTATTTGGAGAAAGTGTGTTAAATGATGCAGTTGCAATTGTACTTAGTGG TGCCATACAAAATTATGGAGAACGTTATCAATCAGGTTCAGGCGGATTTGAAACTGTAGCATTTTTCCAAGCATTTGGTGATTTTGTTGGAATATTTAGCTTATCTTTATTTATTGGTGCTACCATGGGCTGTATCACTGCTTTGTTAACTAAATTTACTAGAGTCAGAGATTTTCCACTTTTGGAATCAGCATTATTTGTTTTAATGTCTTATAGCACATTCTTAATTGCTGAAGCATCTGATCTTACAG GTGTAGTCGCTGTCTTATTCTGTGGTATTTGTCAAGCACATTACACGTATAATAACTTAAGTCCAGATTCGCGGCAACGGACGAAACAATTGTTTGAACTTTTAAATTTTTTAGCTGAGAACTTTATATTCAGTTACATTGGTGTTACAATGTTTACTTTTCCGAAACATCATTTCGATCCAGGATTTATTTTTGCAGGATTT CTTTGTGCATTATTAGGTCGGGCAGCCAATGTATATCCATTATCTTTTATATTGAATTTAGCGCGAAAACCAAAGATATCGTTAAATTATCAGCATATGTTATTTTTTGCTGGTTTACGTGGAGCCATGAGTTTTGCTCTGGCTATCAGAAATACTGTTTCGGATGCTCGGCAGGCTATGTTAACAACAACGAGTTTAATTGTAATTCTGACAGTCATCTTCCAGGGTGGCGCAACAACCCAGTTTTTGAGCTGGTTTAATATACC AGTTGGAGTAGATGAAGAAATAGAAGGATTATCACACAATGGAATGCGCAGT TCTGGTGGCGAAGGTGGCTTTGGAGATCTGGACATACATAGGGAGAGAAGTCCGCCG TATAATTCTATGCAGGATGGATCATTACCAGGCAGTGGCATAAAACCTAATGAAAAAGCATTACTTGCTAGAATCTGGGGTGACTTTGATACTCGCTACATGAAACCACTTTTAACTCACTCCAGGCCTACATTATTAGAAACATTACCAGTTTGTTGCACACCTTTAGCCAGGATTCTCACAACAACACAACAAATGACACAG GATGAAGCTGTTAGAAAAGCAGATTCAGATTCAGATTTTTGTCTCGAAGATCGTGAACTGGAACGTCGAAGGAGTAGTATTCAACCG CTGGGAACTGTGATGGGAGAAGTTAGTCCGGGACCACTACCATTGCACACACGCGTCGCCTTGCCAGGTTTGGTCGGCAAACATTTATAG
- the Nhe3 gene encoding na[+]/H[+] hydrogen exchanger 3 isoform X6, with protein MAVRGDARILLLGILCIFLLKSCNGAATDIELDAKAQLLHRLDSLNLLLYTFLLILTVLTIWTFKHRRLRFLHETGLAVIYGLIIGAIIRYGFTTSSTILHMPVVPDNSSKYNQSVPPDTLWLRFPEDKGGGVIKNKTFAYSFRGEIYKQDNEIDLKATFDPEIFFNIILPPIIFHAGYSLKRKYFFRNLGAILMYALIGTSISAFVIGALMYAFVQLIPHLSASFTFLDTLYFGALISPTDPLTIISIFNDLHVDVNLYALVFGESVLNDAVAIVLSGAIQNYGERYQSGSGGFETVAFFQAFGDFVGIFSLSLFIGATMGCITALLTKFTRVRDFPLLESALFVLMSYSTFLIAEASDLTGVVAVLFCGICQAHYTYNNLSPDSRQRTKQLFELLNFLAENFIFSYIGVTMFTFPKHHFDPGFIFAGFLCALLGRAANVYPLSFILNLARKPKISLNYQHMLFFAGLRGAMSFALAIRNTVSDARQAMLTTTSLIVILTVIFQGGATTQFLSWFNIPVGVDEEIEGLSHNGMRSDGSLPGSGIKPNEKALLARIWGDFDTRYMKPLLTHSRPTLLETLPVCCTPLARILTTTQQMTQDEAVRKADSDSDFCLEDRELERRRSSIQPLGTVMGEVSPGPLPLHTRVALPGLVGKHL; from the exons ATGGCAGTGAGAGGTGATGCACGAATTCTCCTCCTCggaattttatgtattttcttgTTAAAATCATGTAATGGAGCCGCGACAGATATTGAATTAGACGCAAAAGCACAGTTGTTACATAGACTTGATAGTTTAAAtcttttattatatacatttttattgatATTAACTGTTTTAACAATATGGACATTTAAGCATCGTCGTCTTAGGTTCCTCCATGAAACTGGTCTAGCTGTCATTTACG GATTAATTATAGGGGCAATAATTCGTTATGGTTTTACAACAAGTAGTACCATTCTTCATATGCCTGTTGTGCCAGACAACAGTAGTAAATATAATCAATCAGTTCCTCCAGATACCTTATGGTTACGTTTTCCAGAAGATAAAGGAGGTGGTGTTATTAAAAATAAGACATTTGCCTATTCATTTAGGGGAGAGATTTATAAGCAAGATAATGAGATAGATTTGAAG GCCACCTTTGAtcctgaaatattttttaacattattttaccACCAATCATTTTCCATGCTGGGTATAGTTTAAAACGT aAATACTTCTTTAGAAACTTAGGAGCAATTCTTATGTATGCTTTAATTGGAACATCTATATCAGCTTTTGTTATTGG AGCTTTGATGTATGCCtttgtgcaattaataccacaTCTTTCTGCTTCATTTACATTTTTGGATACCTTATATTTTGGTGCATTAATATCTCCTACGGATCCACTGacaataatttctatttttaatgaTTTACATGTAGATGTAAATTTATATGCTTTAGTATTTGGAGAAAGTGTGTTAAATGATGCAGTTGCAATTGTACTTAGTGG TGCCATACAAAATTATGGAGAACGTTATCAATCAGGTTCAGGCGGATTTGAAACTGTAGCATTTTTCCAAGCATTTGGTGATTTTGTTGGAATATTTAGCTTATCTTTATTTATTGGTGCTACCATGGGCTGTATCACTGCTTTGTTAACTAAATTTACTAGAGTCAGAGATTTTCCACTTTTGGAATCAGCATTATTTGTTTTAATGTCTTATAGCACATTCTTAATTGCTGAAGCATCTGATCTTACAG GTGTAGTCGCTGTCTTATTCTGTGGTATTTGTCAAGCACATTACACGTATAATAACTTAAGTCCAGATTCGCGGCAACGGACGAAACAATTGTTTGAACTTTTAAATTTTTTAGCTGAGAACTTTATATTCAGTTACATTGGTGTTACAATGTTTACTTTTCCGAAACATCATTTCGATCCAGGATTTATTTTTGCAGGATTT CTTTGTGCATTATTAGGTCGGGCAGCCAATGTATATCCATTATCTTTTATATTGAATTTAGCGCGAAAACCAAAGATATCGTTAAATTATCAGCATATGTTATTTTTTGCTGGTTTACGTGGAGCCATGAGTTTTGCTCTGGCTATCAGAAATACTGTTTCGGATGCTCGGCAGGCTATGTTAACAACAACGAGTTTAATTGTAATTCTGACAGTCATCTTCCAGGGTGGCGCAACAACCCAGTTTTTGAGCTGGTTTAATATACC AGTTGGAGTAGATGAAGAAATAGAAGGATTATCACACAATGGAATGCGCAGT GATGGATCATTACCAGGCAGTGGCATAAAACCTAATGAAAAAGCATTACTTGCTAGAATCTGGGGTGACTTTGATACTCGCTACATGAAACCACTTTTAACTCACTCCAGGCCTACATTATTAGAAACATTACCAGTTTGTTGCACACCTTTAGCCAGGATTCTCACAACAACACAACAAATGACACAG GATGAAGCTGTTAGAAAAGCAGATTCAGATTCAGATTTTTGTCTCGAAGATCGTGAACTGGAACGTCGAAGGAGTAGTATTCAACCG CTGGGAACTGTGATGGGAGAAGTTAGTCCGGGACCACTACCATTGCACACACGCGTCGCCTTGCCAGGTTTGGTCGGCAAACATTTATAG
- the Nhe3 gene encoding na[+]/H[+] hydrogen exchanger 3 isoform X3, whose product MAVRGDARILLLGILCIFLLKSCNGAATDIELDAKAQLLHRLDSLNLLLYTFLLILTVLTIWTFKHRRLRFLHETGLAVIYGLIIGAIIRYGFTTSSTILHMPVVPDNSSKYNQSVPPDTLWLRFPEDKGGGVIKNKTFAYSFRGEIYKQDNEIDLKATFDPEIFFNIILPPIIFHAGYSLKRKYFFRNLGAILMYALIGTSISAFVIGALMYAFVQLIPHLSASFTFLDTLYFGALISPTDPLTIISIFNDLHVDVNLYALVFGESVLNDAVAIVLSGAIQNYGERYQSGSGGFETVAFFQAFGDFVGIFSLSLFIGATMGCITALLTKFTRVRDFPLLESALFVLMSYSTFLIAEASDLTGVVAVLFCGICQAHYTYNNLSPDSRQRTKQLFELLNFLAENFIFSYIGVTMFTFPKHHFDPGFIFAGFLCALLGRAANVYPLSFILNLARKPKISLNYQHMLFFAGLRGAMSFALAIRNTVSDARQAMLTTTSLIVILTVIFQGGATTQFLSWFNIPVGVDEEIEGLSHNGMRSSGGEGGFGDLDIHRERSPPYNSMQDGSLPGSGIKPNEKALLARIWGDFDTRYMKPLLTHSRPTLLETLPVCCTPLARILTTTQQMTQDEAVRKADSDSDFCLEDRELERRRSSIQPRKRNDDDDEDLRIIGMEGFIPLRTL is encoded by the exons ATGGCAGTGAGAGGTGATGCACGAATTCTCCTCCTCggaattttatgtattttcttgTTAAAATCATGTAATGGAGCCGCGACAGATATTGAATTAGACGCAAAAGCACAGTTGTTACATAGACTTGATAGTTTAAAtcttttattatatacatttttattgatATTAACTGTTTTAACAATATGGACATTTAAGCATCGTCGTCTTAGGTTCCTCCATGAAACTGGTCTAGCTGTCATTTACG GATTAATTATAGGGGCAATAATTCGTTATGGTTTTACAACAAGTAGTACCATTCTTCATATGCCTGTTGTGCCAGACAACAGTAGTAAATATAATCAATCAGTTCCTCCAGATACCTTATGGTTACGTTTTCCAGAAGATAAAGGAGGTGGTGTTATTAAAAATAAGACATTTGCCTATTCATTTAGGGGAGAGATTTATAAGCAAGATAATGAGATAGATTTGAAG GCCACCTTTGAtcctgaaatattttttaacattattttaccACCAATCATTTTCCATGCTGGGTATAGTTTAAAACGT aAATACTTCTTTAGAAACTTAGGAGCAATTCTTATGTATGCTTTAATTGGAACATCTATATCAGCTTTTGTTATTGG AGCTTTGATGTATGCCtttgtgcaattaataccacaTCTTTCTGCTTCATTTACATTTTTGGATACCTTATATTTTGGTGCATTAATATCTCCTACGGATCCACTGacaataatttctatttttaatgaTTTACATGTAGATGTAAATTTATATGCTTTAGTATTTGGAGAAAGTGTGTTAAATGATGCAGTTGCAATTGTACTTAGTGG TGCCATACAAAATTATGGAGAACGTTATCAATCAGGTTCAGGCGGATTTGAAACTGTAGCATTTTTCCAAGCATTTGGTGATTTTGTTGGAATATTTAGCTTATCTTTATTTATTGGTGCTACCATGGGCTGTATCACTGCTTTGTTAACTAAATTTACTAGAGTCAGAGATTTTCCACTTTTGGAATCAGCATTATTTGTTTTAATGTCTTATAGCACATTCTTAATTGCTGAAGCATCTGATCTTACAG GTGTAGTCGCTGTCTTATTCTGTGGTATTTGTCAAGCACATTACACGTATAATAACTTAAGTCCAGATTCGCGGCAACGGACGAAACAATTGTTTGAACTTTTAAATTTTTTAGCTGAGAACTTTATATTCAGTTACATTGGTGTTACAATGTTTACTTTTCCGAAACATCATTTCGATCCAGGATTTATTTTTGCAGGATTT CTTTGTGCATTATTAGGTCGGGCAGCCAATGTATATCCATTATCTTTTATATTGAATTTAGCGCGAAAACCAAAGATATCGTTAAATTATCAGCATATGTTATTTTTTGCTGGTTTACGTGGAGCCATGAGTTTTGCTCTGGCTATCAGAAATACTGTTTCGGATGCTCGGCAGGCTATGTTAACAACAACGAGTTTAATTGTAATTCTGACAGTCATCTTCCAGGGTGGCGCAACAACCCAGTTTTTGAGCTGGTTTAATATACC AGTTGGAGTAGATGAAGAAATAGAAGGATTATCACACAATGGAATGCGCAGT TCTGGTGGCGAAGGTGGCTTTGGAGATCTGGACATACATAGGGAGAGAAGTCCGCCG TATAATTCTATGCAGGATGGATCATTACCAGGCAGTGGCATAAAACCTAATGAAAAAGCATTACTTGCTAGAATCTGGGGTGACTTTGATACTCGCTACATGAAACCACTTTTAACTCACTCCAGGCCTACATTATTAGAAACATTACCAGTTTGTTGCACACCTTTAGCCAGGATTCTCACAACAACACAACAAATGACACAG GATGAAGCTGTTAGAAAAGCAGATTCAGATTCAGATTTTTGTCTCGAAGATCGTGAACTGGAACGTCGAAGGAGTAGTATTCAACCG agaaaaagaaatgatgatgatgatgaggaCCTAAGAATCATTGGAATGGAAGGATTTATTCCGTTAAGAACATTGTAA
- the Nhe3 gene encoding na[+]/H[+] hydrogen exchanger 3 isoform X5: MAVRGDARILLLGILCIFLLKSCNGAATDIELDAKAQLLHRLDSLNLLLYTFLLILTVLTIWTFKHRRLRFLHETGLAVIYGLIIGAIIRYGFTTSSTILHMPVVPDNSSKYNQSVPPDTLWLRFPEDKGGGVIKNKTFAYSFRGEIYKQDNEIDLKATFDPEIFFNIILPPIIFHAGYSLKRKYFFRNLGAILMYALIGTSISAFVIGALMYAFVQLIPHLSASFTFLDTLYFGALISPTDPLTIISIFNDLHVDVNLYALVFGESVLNDAVAIVLSGAIQNYGERYQSGSGGFETVAFFQAFGDFVGIFSLSLFIGATMGCITALLTKFTRVRDFPLLESALFVLMSYSTFLIAEASDLTGVVAVLFCGICQAHYTYNNLSPDSRQRTKQLFELLNFLAENFIFSYIGVTMFTFPKHHFDPGFIFAGFLCALLGRAANVYPLSFILNLARKPKISLNYQHMLFFAGLRGAMSFALAIRNTVSDARQAMLTTTSLIVILTVIFQGGATTQFLSWFNIPVGVDEEIEGLSHNGMRSYNSMQDGSLPGSGIKPNEKALLARIWGDFDTRYMKPLLTHSRPTLLETLPVCCTPLARILTTTQQMTQDEAVRKADSDSDFCLEDRELERRRSSIQPRKRNDDDDEDLRIIGMEGFIPLRTL, translated from the exons ATGGCAGTGAGAGGTGATGCACGAATTCTCCTCCTCggaattttatgtattttcttgTTAAAATCATGTAATGGAGCCGCGACAGATATTGAATTAGACGCAAAAGCACAGTTGTTACATAGACTTGATAGTTTAAAtcttttattatatacatttttattgatATTAACTGTTTTAACAATATGGACATTTAAGCATCGTCGTCTTAGGTTCCTCCATGAAACTGGTCTAGCTGTCATTTACG GATTAATTATAGGGGCAATAATTCGTTATGGTTTTACAACAAGTAGTACCATTCTTCATATGCCTGTTGTGCCAGACAACAGTAGTAAATATAATCAATCAGTTCCTCCAGATACCTTATGGTTACGTTTTCCAGAAGATAAAGGAGGTGGTGTTATTAAAAATAAGACATTTGCCTATTCATTTAGGGGAGAGATTTATAAGCAAGATAATGAGATAGATTTGAAG GCCACCTTTGAtcctgaaatattttttaacattattttaccACCAATCATTTTCCATGCTGGGTATAGTTTAAAACGT aAATACTTCTTTAGAAACTTAGGAGCAATTCTTATGTATGCTTTAATTGGAACATCTATATCAGCTTTTGTTATTGG AGCTTTGATGTATGCCtttgtgcaattaataccacaTCTTTCTGCTTCATTTACATTTTTGGATACCTTATATTTTGGTGCATTAATATCTCCTACGGATCCACTGacaataatttctatttttaatgaTTTACATGTAGATGTAAATTTATATGCTTTAGTATTTGGAGAAAGTGTGTTAAATGATGCAGTTGCAATTGTACTTAGTGG TGCCATACAAAATTATGGAGAACGTTATCAATCAGGTTCAGGCGGATTTGAAACTGTAGCATTTTTCCAAGCATTTGGTGATTTTGTTGGAATATTTAGCTTATCTTTATTTATTGGTGCTACCATGGGCTGTATCACTGCTTTGTTAACTAAATTTACTAGAGTCAGAGATTTTCCACTTTTGGAATCAGCATTATTTGTTTTAATGTCTTATAGCACATTCTTAATTGCTGAAGCATCTGATCTTACAG GTGTAGTCGCTGTCTTATTCTGTGGTATTTGTCAAGCACATTACACGTATAATAACTTAAGTCCAGATTCGCGGCAACGGACGAAACAATTGTTTGAACTTTTAAATTTTTTAGCTGAGAACTTTATATTCAGTTACATTGGTGTTACAATGTTTACTTTTCCGAAACATCATTTCGATCCAGGATTTATTTTTGCAGGATTT CTTTGTGCATTATTAGGTCGGGCAGCCAATGTATATCCATTATCTTTTATATTGAATTTAGCGCGAAAACCAAAGATATCGTTAAATTATCAGCATATGTTATTTTTTGCTGGTTTACGTGGAGCCATGAGTTTTGCTCTGGCTATCAGAAATACTGTTTCGGATGCTCGGCAGGCTATGTTAACAACAACGAGTTTAATTGTAATTCTGACAGTCATCTTCCAGGGTGGCGCAACAACCCAGTTTTTGAGCTGGTTTAATATACC AGTTGGAGTAGATGAAGAAATAGAAGGATTATCACACAATGGAATGCGCAGT TATAATTCTATGCAGGATGGATCATTACCAGGCAGTGGCATAAAACCTAATGAAAAAGCATTACTTGCTAGAATCTGGGGTGACTTTGATACTCGCTACATGAAACCACTTTTAACTCACTCCAGGCCTACATTATTAGAAACATTACCAGTTTGTTGCACACCTTTAGCCAGGATTCTCACAACAACACAACAAATGACACAG GATGAAGCTGTTAGAAAAGCAGATTCAGATTCAGATTTTTGTCTCGAAGATCGTGAACTGGAACGTCGAAGGAGTAGTATTCAACCG agaaaaagaaatgatgatgatgatgaggaCCTAAGAATCATTGGAATGGAAGGATTTATTCCGTTAAGAACATTGTAA
- the Nhe3 gene encoding na[+]/H[+] hydrogen exchanger 3 isoform X7: MAVRGDARILLLGILCIFLLKSCNGAATDIELDAKAQLLHRLDSLNLLLYTFLLILTVLTIWTFKHRRLRFLHETGLAVIYGLIIGAIIRYGFTTSSTILHMPVVPDNSSKYNQSVPPDTLWLRFPEDKGGGVIKNKTFAYSFRGEIYKQDNEIDLKATFDPEIFFNIILPPIIFHAGYSLKRKYFFRNLGAILMYALIGTSISAFVIGALMYAFVQLIPHLSASFTFLDTLYFGALISPTDPLTIISIFNDLHVDVNLYALVFGESVLNDAVAIVLSGAIQNYGERYQSGSGGFETVAFFQAFGDFVGIFSLSLFIGATMGCITALLTKFTRVRDFPLLESALFVLMSYSTFLIAEASDLTGVVAVLFCGICQAHYTYNNLSPDSRQRTKQLFELLNFLAENFIFSYIGVTMFTFPKHHFDPGFIFAGFLCALLGRAANVYPLSFILNLARKPKISLNYQHMLFFAGLRGAMSFALAIRNTVSDARQAMLTTTSLIVILTVIFQGGATTQFLSWFNIPVGVDEEIEGLSHNGMRSSGGEGGFGDLDIHRERSPPYNSMQDGSLPGSGIKPNEKALLARIWGDFDTRYMKPLLTHSRPTLLETLPVCCTPLARILTTTQQMTQDEAVRKADSDSDFCLEDRELERRRSSIQPMQ, translated from the exons ATGGCAGTGAGAGGTGATGCACGAATTCTCCTCCTCggaattttatgtattttcttgTTAAAATCATGTAATGGAGCCGCGACAGATATTGAATTAGACGCAAAAGCACAGTTGTTACATAGACTTGATAGTTTAAAtcttttattatatacatttttattgatATTAACTGTTTTAACAATATGGACATTTAAGCATCGTCGTCTTAGGTTCCTCCATGAAACTGGTCTAGCTGTCATTTACG GATTAATTATAGGGGCAATAATTCGTTATGGTTTTACAACAAGTAGTACCATTCTTCATATGCCTGTTGTGCCAGACAACAGTAGTAAATATAATCAATCAGTTCCTCCAGATACCTTATGGTTACGTTTTCCAGAAGATAAAGGAGGTGGTGTTATTAAAAATAAGACATTTGCCTATTCATTTAGGGGAGAGATTTATAAGCAAGATAATGAGATAGATTTGAAG GCCACCTTTGAtcctgaaatattttttaacattattttaccACCAATCATTTTCCATGCTGGGTATAGTTTAAAACGT aAATACTTCTTTAGAAACTTAGGAGCAATTCTTATGTATGCTTTAATTGGAACATCTATATCAGCTTTTGTTATTGG AGCTTTGATGTATGCCtttgtgcaattaataccacaTCTTTCTGCTTCATTTACATTTTTGGATACCTTATATTTTGGTGCATTAATATCTCCTACGGATCCACTGacaataatttctatttttaatgaTTTACATGTAGATGTAAATTTATATGCTTTAGTATTTGGAGAAAGTGTGTTAAATGATGCAGTTGCAATTGTACTTAGTGG TGCCATACAAAATTATGGAGAACGTTATCAATCAGGTTCAGGCGGATTTGAAACTGTAGCATTTTTCCAAGCATTTGGTGATTTTGTTGGAATATTTAGCTTATCTTTATTTATTGGTGCTACCATGGGCTGTATCACTGCTTTGTTAACTAAATTTACTAGAGTCAGAGATTTTCCACTTTTGGAATCAGCATTATTTGTTTTAATGTCTTATAGCACATTCTTAATTGCTGAAGCATCTGATCTTACAG GTGTAGTCGCTGTCTTATTCTGTGGTATTTGTCAAGCACATTACACGTATAATAACTTAAGTCCAGATTCGCGGCAACGGACGAAACAATTGTTTGAACTTTTAAATTTTTTAGCTGAGAACTTTATATTCAGTTACATTGGTGTTACAATGTTTACTTTTCCGAAACATCATTTCGATCCAGGATTTATTTTTGCAGGATTT CTTTGTGCATTATTAGGTCGGGCAGCCAATGTATATCCATTATCTTTTATATTGAATTTAGCGCGAAAACCAAAGATATCGTTAAATTATCAGCATATGTTATTTTTTGCTGGTTTACGTGGAGCCATGAGTTTTGCTCTGGCTATCAGAAATACTGTTTCGGATGCTCGGCAGGCTATGTTAACAACAACGAGTTTAATTGTAATTCTGACAGTCATCTTCCAGGGTGGCGCAACAACCCAGTTTTTGAGCTGGTTTAATATACC AGTTGGAGTAGATGAAGAAATAGAAGGATTATCACACAATGGAATGCGCAGT TCTGGTGGCGAAGGTGGCTTTGGAGATCTGGACATACATAGGGAGAGAAGTCCGCCG TATAATTCTATGCAGGATGGATCATTACCAGGCAGTGGCATAAAACCTAATGAAAAAGCATTACTTGCTAGAATCTGGGGTGACTTTGATACTCGCTACATGAAACCACTTTTAACTCACTCCAGGCCTACATTATTAGAAACATTACCAGTTTGTTGCACACCTTTAGCCAGGATTCTCACAACAACACAACAAATGACACAG GATGAAGCTGTTAGAAAAGCAGATTCAGATTCAGATTTTTGTCTCGAAGATCGTGAACTGGAACGTCGAAGGAGTAGTATTCAACCG ATGCAGTAA